A single genomic interval of Hoplias malabaricus isolate fHopMal1 chromosome 7, fHopMal1.hap1, whole genome shotgun sequence harbors:
- the selp gene encoding P-selectin isoform X2, protein MMCIRLCFGWLALTIIVYNAESWTYHYQTQQNMDWETARKWCQKHYTDMVAIQNHEEIAYLNRELPRHTTYYWIGIRKVKGQWTWVGTKKPLTEEAANWATNEPNNQGSGEDCVEIYIKRVADMGKWNDEKCRKKKAALCFKASCSNTTCGDHAECVESINNYTCKCEPGFTGPHCEEAVECGLLKEPAWGSVQCNHVYGEFRLNSSCQFHCAQGFTLQGSQNLHCLNSGDWDSGPPVCQAVQCPPILSATGGWSMNCSHPLDTYSYRSNCTFHCAEGFELVGSNKTQCDHTGKWTHNTPKCTVVPCGTLLTPPKGQMKCAHPLGEFSFSSSCTLSCEEGYKLRGENTLTCLKNGTWSVETPVCEVLRCSTLKSDPHGSVHCTDPVEAFSYGSTCWLECNLGFHPNGTNFTHCNSQGKWSHSLPVCKAVECLPIPSNSGGWSMNCIHPLEKNSYNSTCTFSCEEGFDLVGSNTTQCHHTGQWTHKTPTCTVLRCSTLKSDPHGSVHCTDPVEAFSYGSTCWLECNLGFHPNGTNFTHCNSQGKWSHSLPVCKAVECLPIPSNSGGWSMNCIHPLEKNSYNSTCTFSCEEGFEVVGSNTTQCHHTGQWTHKTPTCTALTCDPLVTPSNAATTCIDSLGKFSFNSSCTVSCDEGYTIKGENTVTCLKTGSWTAKIAACEVVSCGTLLNPSNGRMNCTHPLGEFSFRTSCTVHCEEGYTLRGEDTLTCLKTGTWSVKTPACEARQCPLLLTPEKGWMNCSQPHSFSYGTNCSFGCLEDYVLKGKATLDCTVNGSWSQKLPTCDVKEMPLGTSLLVYTAVGAGSSLGVLMAVGIIVLLVQQYTRKDSFTPDNTAWEGDLNPAFEEI, encoded by the exons ATGATGTGCATAAGGCTGTGTTTTGGATGGCTGGCACTTACCATCATTGTTTATAATG CTGAGTCCTGGACGTATCATTACCAGACACAACAAAATATGGACTGGGAGACAGCTCGCAAATGGTGCCAGAAGCATTACACAGATATGGTGGCAATCCAGAACCATGAAGAGATTGCCTACCTCAACAGAGAGCTGCCTCGACACACTACTTATTACTGGATTGGTATCAGGAAAGTGAAAGGACAGTGGACCTGGGTGGGGACCAAGAAGCCCCTAACCGAAGAAGCAGCCAACTGGGCAACGAATGAGCCAAATAATCAGGGGAGCGGTGAAGACTGTGTAGAGATCTACATCAAGAGGGTGGCAGATATGGGCAAGTGGAATGACGAGAAGTgcagaaaaaagaaagcagCCCTCTGTTTCAAAG CATCTTGTTCTAATACGACCTGCGGTGATCATGCTGAATGTGTGGAAAGCATCAACAACTACACGTGCAAATGTGAGCCAGGCTTCACTGGCCCCCACTGTGAAGAGG CTGTAGAGTGTGGCTTGCTTAAAGAACCAGCCTGGGGCTCTGTGCAATGTAACCATGTTTATGGAGAGTTTCGGCTCAATTCATCTTGCCAGTTCCACTGTGCACAAGGCTTCACACTACAGGGTTCACAGAATCTACACTGCTTGAATTCAGGAGACTGGGACAGTGGCCCTCCTGTGTGTCAAG CTGTGCAGTGTCCTCCAATTTTGAGTGCCACAGGTGGTTGGAGTATGAACTGCAGTCATCCTCTAGACACATACAGCTACAGATCCAACTGTACCTTTCACTGTGCGGAAGGTTTTGAGCTGGTGGGCTCAAACAAAACCCAGTGTGATCACACTGGAAAGTGGACACACAACACCCCTAAATGCACAG TTGTGCCCTGTGGCACCCTGCTCACCCCTCCAAAGGGTCAGATGAAATGTGCTCATCCATTGGGAGAGTTCTCTTTTAGCTCTTCCTGCACTCTGAGCTGTGAGGAAGGATACAAACTGAGAGGAGAGAATACACTCACCTGCCTAAAGAATGGCACCTGGTCTGTAGAAACACCTGTGTGTGAAG ttttaagatGCAGCACACTGAAGTCTGACCCTCATGGCTCAGTGCACTGTACAGACCCTGTTGAAGCATTCAGTTATGGCTCGACTTGCTGGCTCGAGTGTAACCTTGGTTTTCACCCGAATGGAACAAATTTCACACACTGCAATTCTCAGGGGAAATGGAGCCATAGTCTTCCAGTTTGTAAAG CTGTAGAGTGTTTGCCTATCCCCAGTAACTCAGGTGGTTGGAGCATGAACTGCATTCATCCTCTGGAAAAAAATAGCTACAACTCAACCTGCACATTCAGCTGTGAGGAGGGCTTTGATCTGGTGGGCTCAAACACAACCCAGTGTCATCACACTGGACAATGGACACACAAGACCCCAACCTGCACAG ttttaagatGCAGCACACTGAAGTCTGACCCTCATGGCTCAGTGCACTGTACGGACCCTGTTGAAGCATTCAGTTATGGCTCGACTTGCTGGCTCGAGTGTAACCTTGGTTTTCACCCGAATGGAACAAATTTCACACACTGCAATTCTCAGGGGAAATGGAGCCATAGTCTTCCAGTTTGCAAAG CTGTAGAGTGTTTGCCTATCCCCAGTAACTCAGGTGGTTGGAGCATGAACTGTATTCATCCACTGGAAAAAAATAGCTACAATTCTACCTGCACATTCAGCTGTGAGGAGGGCTTTGAGGTAGTGGGCTCAAACACAACCCAGTGTCATCACACTGGACAATGGACACACAAGACCCCAACCTGCACAG CTTTGACATGTGACCCCCTTGTTACTCCTTCAAATGCTGCAACGACCTGCATTGATTCTTTGGGGaaattttcatttaattcatcTTGCACTGTAAGCTGTGATGAAGGATACACTATAAAAGGAGAAAACACGGTAACCTGTCTGAAGACTGGCAGCTGGACTGCAAAAATTGCAGCGTGTGAAG TCGTGTCTTGTGGCACTCTCCTGAACCCTTCAAATGGTCGGATGAACTGCACTCATCCATTGGGAGAGTTCTCATTCCGCACTTCTTGCACTGTGCACTGCGAGGAAGGATACACACTGAGAGGAGAGGACACACTCACTTGCCTCAAGACTGGCACCTGGTCTGTAAAAACACCAGCATGTGAAG CTCGACAGTGTCCTCTACTGTTGACTCCGGAGAAAGGCTGGATGAACTGCTCTCAGCCTCACTCCTTCAGTTATGGTACAAACTGTAGTTTTGGATGCTTGGAAGATTATGTCCTCAAAGGAAAAGCTACACTTGATTGCACTGTGAATGGATCATGGAGTCAGAAGCTGCCCACTTGTGATG
- the selp gene encoding P-selectin isoform X1 produces the protein MMCIRLCFGWLALTIIVYNEAESWTYHYQTQQNMDWETARKWCQKHYTDMVAIQNHEEIAYLNRELPRHTTYYWIGIRKVKGQWTWVGTKKPLTEEAANWATNEPNNQGSGEDCVEIYIKRVADMGKWNDEKCRKKKAALCFKASCSNTTCGDHAECVESINNYTCKCEPGFTGPHCEEAVECGLLKEPAWGSVQCNHVYGEFRLNSSCQFHCAQGFTLQGSQNLHCLNSGDWDSGPPVCQAVQCPPILSATGGWSMNCSHPLDTYSYRSNCTFHCAEGFELVGSNKTQCDHTGKWTHNTPKCTVVPCGTLLTPPKGQMKCAHPLGEFSFSSSCTLSCEEGYKLRGENTLTCLKNGTWSVETPVCEVLRCSTLKSDPHGSVHCTDPVEAFSYGSTCWLECNLGFHPNGTNFTHCNSQGKWSHSLPVCKAVECLPIPSNSGGWSMNCIHPLEKNSYNSTCTFSCEEGFDLVGSNTTQCHHTGQWTHKTPTCTVLRCSTLKSDPHGSVHCTDPVEAFSYGSTCWLECNLGFHPNGTNFTHCNSQGKWSHSLPVCKAVECLPIPSNSGGWSMNCIHPLEKNSYNSTCTFSCEEGFEVVGSNTTQCHHTGQWTHKTPTCTALTCDPLVTPSNAATTCIDSLGKFSFNSSCTVSCDEGYTIKGENTVTCLKTGSWTAKIAACEVVSCGTLLNPSNGRMNCTHPLGEFSFRTSCTVHCEEGYTLRGEDTLTCLKTGTWSVKTPACEARQCPLLLTPEKGWMNCSQPHSFSYGTNCSFGCLEDYVLKGKATLDCTVNGSWSQKLPTCDVKEMPLGTSLLVYTAVGAGSSLGVLMAVGIIVLLVQQYTRKDSFTPDNTAWEGDLNPAFEEI, from the exons ATGATGTGCATAAGGCTGTGTTTTGGATGGCTGGCACTTACCATCATTGTTTATAATG AAGCTGAGTCCTGGACGTATCATTACCAGACACAACAAAATATGGACTGGGAGACAGCTCGCAAATGGTGCCAGAAGCATTACACAGATATGGTGGCAATCCAGAACCATGAAGAGATTGCCTACCTCAACAGAGAGCTGCCTCGACACACTACTTATTACTGGATTGGTATCAGGAAAGTGAAAGGACAGTGGACCTGGGTGGGGACCAAGAAGCCCCTAACCGAAGAAGCAGCCAACTGGGCAACGAATGAGCCAAATAATCAGGGGAGCGGTGAAGACTGTGTAGAGATCTACATCAAGAGGGTGGCAGATATGGGCAAGTGGAATGACGAGAAGTgcagaaaaaagaaagcagCCCTCTGTTTCAAAG CATCTTGTTCTAATACGACCTGCGGTGATCATGCTGAATGTGTGGAAAGCATCAACAACTACACGTGCAAATGTGAGCCAGGCTTCACTGGCCCCCACTGTGAAGAGG CTGTAGAGTGTGGCTTGCTTAAAGAACCAGCCTGGGGCTCTGTGCAATGTAACCATGTTTATGGAGAGTTTCGGCTCAATTCATCTTGCCAGTTCCACTGTGCACAAGGCTTCACACTACAGGGTTCACAGAATCTACACTGCTTGAATTCAGGAGACTGGGACAGTGGCCCTCCTGTGTGTCAAG CTGTGCAGTGTCCTCCAATTTTGAGTGCCACAGGTGGTTGGAGTATGAACTGCAGTCATCCTCTAGACACATACAGCTACAGATCCAACTGTACCTTTCACTGTGCGGAAGGTTTTGAGCTGGTGGGCTCAAACAAAACCCAGTGTGATCACACTGGAAAGTGGACACACAACACCCCTAAATGCACAG TTGTGCCCTGTGGCACCCTGCTCACCCCTCCAAAGGGTCAGATGAAATGTGCTCATCCATTGGGAGAGTTCTCTTTTAGCTCTTCCTGCACTCTGAGCTGTGAGGAAGGATACAAACTGAGAGGAGAGAATACACTCACCTGCCTAAAGAATGGCACCTGGTCTGTAGAAACACCTGTGTGTGAAG ttttaagatGCAGCACACTGAAGTCTGACCCTCATGGCTCAGTGCACTGTACAGACCCTGTTGAAGCATTCAGTTATGGCTCGACTTGCTGGCTCGAGTGTAACCTTGGTTTTCACCCGAATGGAACAAATTTCACACACTGCAATTCTCAGGGGAAATGGAGCCATAGTCTTCCAGTTTGTAAAG CTGTAGAGTGTTTGCCTATCCCCAGTAACTCAGGTGGTTGGAGCATGAACTGCATTCATCCTCTGGAAAAAAATAGCTACAACTCAACCTGCACATTCAGCTGTGAGGAGGGCTTTGATCTGGTGGGCTCAAACACAACCCAGTGTCATCACACTGGACAATGGACACACAAGACCCCAACCTGCACAG ttttaagatGCAGCACACTGAAGTCTGACCCTCATGGCTCAGTGCACTGTACGGACCCTGTTGAAGCATTCAGTTATGGCTCGACTTGCTGGCTCGAGTGTAACCTTGGTTTTCACCCGAATGGAACAAATTTCACACACTGCAATTCTCAGGGGAAATGGAGCCATAGTCTTCCAGTTTGCAAAG CTGTAGAGTGTTTGCCTATCCCCAGTAACTCAGGTGGTTGGAGCATGAACTGTATTCATCCACTGGAAAAAAATAGCTACAATTCTACCTGCACATTCAGCTGTGAGGAGGGCTTTGAGGTAGTGGGCTCAAACACAACCCAGTGTCATCACACTGGACAATGGACACACAAGACCCCAACCTGCACAG CTTTGACATGTGACCCCCTTGTTACTCCTTCAAATGCTGCAACGACCTGCATTGATTCTTTGGGGaaattttcatttaattcatcTTGCACTGTAAGCTGTGATGAAGGATACACTATAAAAGGAGAAAACACGGTAACCTGTCTGAAGACTGGCAGCTGGACTGCAAAAATTGCAGCGTGTGAAG TCGTGTCTTGTGGCACTCTCCTGAACCCTTCAAATGGTCGGATGAACTGCACTCATCCATTGGGAGAGTTCTCATTCCGCACTTCTTGCACTGTGCACTGCGAGGAAGGATACACACTGAGAGGAGAGGACACACTCACTTGCCTCAAGACTGGCACCTGGTCTGTAAAAACACCAGCATGTGAAG CTCGACAGTGTCCTCTACTGTTGACTCCGGAGAAAGGCTGGATGAACTGCTCTCAGCCTCACTCCTTCAGTTATGGTACAAACTGTAGTTTTGGATGCTTGGAAGATTATGTCCTCAAAGGAAAAGCTACACTTGATTGCACTGTGAATGGATCATGGAGTCAGAAGCTGCCCACTTGTGATG